The genomic DNA CTTCTTTATTCTTAGAGTAGTTACTTACGACCCAACCTTTTCCTCCACCAAATGGTTGATAAGATTCACCATTATTCAATGTTGGGATTTTTGATACGCCATAATTGATGTCGTTTTCTTGATAAGTTTGTGCTTGCCATGGTCCATCAATGATCGCTGCTGTCTTGTTTGACATGAACTGTTGGTTGACAAAGTCGCCAGCACTCTTGATATCTTGCATTCCTTTAGGCCAAACATTTTGGAACCAATCTGTGGCATAAGTGATTCCTTCTACTGCTCCTGCATTGTTTAACCCAATTTCAGATGGGTCTGTTCCATCTTCACCAAATACATACCCACCGTAACCAGAAATCAAGCCATATGAATAATAAAAATCAGTCCATTTTGCTAAAAATCCTGTATTCGTTCCTTCTTCAGATTCAAAATTGAAACGTTCATCTTTTGCTAACGCTTCCAAATCTTTGAAAGTTGTCGGTGCAGTGTCAACTAGATCTTTGTTATAGTATAAAACTAGTGTCTCGATAACTGCCGGTGCTCCATAGATTTTATCCTCGTACGTTACTTGAGCTTTATCCGTATCATTGTAATCTGCTTCGTTCCCCAATTTCACTTCTGCCAAATGTCCTTGTTGCCCTAATGCTCCGATCCGGTCATAAGCTGCCATCATGACATCTGGTGCTTTTCCTGCAGGACCATCTAACGCAAGCGATTCTAATTGTTCGAACATGTCTTTTTCGACTAACTTGATTTTTACGTCGTTATCTTCTTCAAATTTTGTTTTGATCTCATTGACATAATCTTTGTAGCCAGAATCGACAGAAATCGTCAATGTTTTTCCATCTTCTTCATTTGCTGCAGTTGAAGAACCGCCATTACCACAGGCAGCAAGTCCCCCGATAAACCCTAAAGATAATGCACCTAACCCGAATTTTTTTAGCAACTGTTTACTCATTTTTTTTCCTCCGATTCTATTCTATTCCTCTTACAATTTGATTATATGTTTACAAAAGCTTGATTTGCAAACGCTTTCTCTATGTTACCGATAACAACTTAACAAAGGATCAAAAATCCATTCGTTTGGACTTCAGCTTTGCCGTCTTTTAAGATGTCACAATTTTGGCTGAATAAAACATCATTTTCTAAATCGACCAAGTACGGTTCTGTTCCTTGATTGAAATAAGCATGAATGGTTTGCTGATCGAGATGACGAGTCAAATGAATTTGTTCGTTTTTATCGTCGACCGATCGCCAAGTCAGATCCCCTTCAATCAACACTTGTTGCACTTGTTTACGCACACAGATCAATTCTTTGACGAACCCCTTCAATTCAAGATCTTGCTGGTCCTTTTCCCAGACCATACATTTTCGACAGTCAGGATCATCATGACCTGTCATGCCGATTTCTGTTCCGTAGTAGATGCAAGGCGCCCCTTTTTGTAAGAACATGAAAGCTAACACTGATTTCATCAGTTCCTTGTCCTCTTTACACAAAGTCAATATTCTTGCTGTATCATGAGAATCCAATAGATTGAATGTTCCTTCATTGACTTGATCACGATATAGCATTTGCTGATGATTCATGCCACTGACCATTTGAGTGGGTGTGATTTTTTTATGGACGAAATAGTCTTTGATCGAATCCATAAAGGCGTAGTTCATCACCGCATGGAATTCATCGCCCTGTAACCAAGCTTGAGAAGAATGCCAGATTTCACCTAAAATATAAATATCAGGTTTGATCGTAGTGACCGCTTCTCTGAATTTCTTCCAAAAATGATGATCCACTTCATTTGCTACATCTAACCGCCATCCATCGATATCAAATTCCTTGACCCAATACGTGGCAATATCTAATAAATAATCTTGTACTTCTTGATTTGCTGTATTGAGCTTAGGCATAAATGGCGTAAATGCAAACGTATCATATGCCAGATTTTCGGCTGTTTCAGGAACATCTGTCATTTGATAGGCATCCACTGGAAATGAATGGATGTGGAACCAGTCTTTGTAGCGGGATTTCTCGCCATTTTCGATCACATCTTGCCATTGTGGTGCATGACTACCCATATGATTGAACACGGCATCCAGCATGATTCGGATTCCTTTATCATGCGCTTTTGTGATTAACTCTTTCAATAACTCTTTATCACCAAATTGTGGATCGACCGCATAATAATCGATCGTGTCATATTTGTGATTCGAGGTTGCTTCAAAAACAGGACAGAAATAAATCCCTGTGATCCCTAAATCAGCTAGGTAATCGAGATGATCGATCACCCCTTGAAGATCTCCGCCAAAGAAATCTTCTCGATCCGGGTCTTTACTTCCCCAAGGCAACGTCCCTTTAGGATCATTTGTTGGATCACCATTCGCAAAGCGTTCAGGAAATATTTGATACCAAATCGTTTGTTTTGCCCATTCAGGTACTTTGAAGCGATCGATTTGTTGAAAATATGGCATACGGAAATAATAGTTTGCATTCGCCAATGTTTCTTCTTGATAAGGGAATATTCCTTGGTCTCCGTAAAAACAATCCATCCCATCAATTCCCACGATGTGAAACCCGTATTGCAATCGTCTAGTATCACTCGTCAACTCGATTTCCCAGTAATCATGAAGAAGTGTACTTAACCCTTTTTTCATTGGTTGTTCTTTTAAATACCAATTTTCTGAGAAAATCGTATATGGATCTCCGCTGATCACAGAAACGTGTTTGACATCATCTTTACTTGTACGTAAGCGAATCCGCATTGTTGTCTCACTGTATAAATAAGCAAATTCACTTTCGGGTCGATGATAAATTGCTGCAGTATTCATTTCAGTCCTCCCTTGTCTTTCAGTTAACAAAAACAACTATAAAAGATAAATAACCGAAAGACAACGCTTACATTCCTGTTATCGGTAACAAGATTTTTATCAAAAAAAAAGATGAATGACACACTGTTTACAAAACACGCGTGATTCATCTTCTTAAATACTATTTAATTCTATATGTTTTTTTATCGTACGCATACTTCAACAACTGCTTTTCTTGCCATGTGACACCAATCCCTGATTGACCAGGAATCATCAAAAGTCCATTTGTGATTCTAGCTTTTGGTTCGACGATATCATCATGGAAATAGCGATCAAAAGCAGACAAGTCTCCTGGAAAAGTAAAGCAATCTTGACTTGCAAAATGCAGATTCATCGCTCGACCGACTCCGGATTCAAACATGCCACCTAACCAAACGAGCAAGTCATTTTCCTGACAAAAATCAACGATCCTTAAAGCCTCAGTGATCCCTCCCACTCTGGGAATCTTTAAATTGATTGCCCGACAACTTCCCAATGCATGAGCTGTTTTTACGTCTTCCAGTGTTCGGATATTCTCATCAAGACAAACAGCTGTTTTGATTTCCTTTTGAAGTATGGCATGGTCAACATAGTCACGAGGGTGAAAAGGTTGTTCGATCATCGCAAGCTTCAAGGCGTCCATTTTCTTGAATAACGGCAGATCGTTGATCGTATAAGCAGAATTTGCATCTGCCATCAATTGGATCTCTGGATATTGCTCACGCAACGCTTGCAGTGGCACTAAGTCATAGCCAGGAGTGATTTTCAACTTGATTCGTTGGTACCCTTGATCAACATAAGTTTTTGCAGTCGCAAGTAAATCTATCGGGTTGTCATGGACACCAATACTGACACCTACGGGAATCGCTGATCGTTCGGCAGAAAACAACTTTTGTAATGGGCGTCCTATTCGACGAGCATAAAGATCCCAAACAGCTGTTTCAACTGCTGATTTTGCCATAAAATTCCCTTGCGTATGCTTGAAAGCTGACCAAATTTCTGAGGGATGCGAGAAGTCAAGTTCGAATAAACAAGGAATCAGCTCTTTTTGTAATACCGATCGACTCATATCAATCGTTTCTTCAATGTAATCTGCTCGTTCAAAAGCGACCAGCTCGCCTATCCCCTGATTCCCTAACTCGTCTTCCACGATCAACAAATCAAAAGCTTTTGTTTCCAATCGACCATAGCTCGTTCTAAAAGGTGTCACTAAGGGTAGTCGCAAACAGTACTGTTGGATGTTGACTATTTTGATGGCGTCCACTCCCTTTCCATTTCATTGATCCAAGTAGTAACAGTTGTTTCAAATAGCCTAGGTTGCTCGATGTGACAACAGTGCCCGCAATCCGCAAGGACCTGGCAACAAAAAATCTCTTTAACATCTGTCATTTGTTTACCGATCTTTTGAAACTTCTCATCCTTTTGACCAACAAGATACAATAGTGGGCATTCGATACTCGCTAAATCTGGCCAATAATTTTTTTGCGCGCCAGTTCCCATATAGTAAAGACTTAATGCTAAACCTAGCTTATTTTGAGCAAGTCGCTCGTTTCTTACTCTGCTTTTTTGTTCCAAGGGTAACGCCTGTTGTGAAGCAAATAGTGGTAACTTCTCCCAATCATCAACAAAATCAATCAGAGGCTCTCTCATTAAACGTAAAGAAAGTTTTCGATCAGCTTTTTTACGACTGTTTCGTTGCTGTTCATCCGCAATCCCGGCAGTTCCACCTTCTAAAATGAGCCCTTTGATTCCTTGTGGTTGTTCGATTGCCCAAGCAAGTGCCACTCGTGCACCCATCGAGTAGCCTAATACATAAAAAGAGGAAATTTCTAATAATGAGACAAAACTCGTCAAATCGGCTACTAATGACGTAAGTTGGTAACGATAAGGATGCAGGTAAACCGCTGTTTTTCCATGACCGATCAAATCAAT from Enterococcus mundtii includes the following:
- a CDS encoding extracellular solute-binding protein codes for the protein MSKQLLKKFGLGALSLGFIGGLAACGNGGSSTAANEEDGKTLTISVDSGYKDYVNEIKTKFEEDNDVKIKLVEKDMFEQLESLALDGPAGKAPDVMMAAYDRIGALGQQGHLAEVKLGNEADYNDTDKAQVTYEDKIYGAPAVIETLVLYYNKDLVDTAPTTFKDLEALAKDERFNFESEEGTNTGFLAKWTDFYYSYGLISGYGGYVFGEDGTDPSEIGLNNAGAVEGITYATDWFQNVWPKGMQDIKSAGDFVNQQFMSNKTAAIIDGPWQAQTYQENDINYGVSKIPTLNNGESYQPFGGGKGWVVSNYSKNKEVAQKWLDYVTNTENQEKFFEMVNEVPANQAARETAKGTNDELTTAVIEQYETAQAMPNIPEMAEVWTGAENLMFDAGSGRKTPKESADDAVKTISEAIEQKY
- a CDS encoding glycoside hydrolase family 13 protein gives rise to the protein MNTAAIYHRPESEFAYLYSETTMRIRLRTSKDDVKHVSVISGDPYTIFSENWYLKEQPMKKGLSTLLHDYWEIELTSDTRRLQYGFHIVGIDGMDCFYGDQGIFPYQEETLANANYYFRMPYFQQIDRFKVPEWAKQTIWYQIFPERFANGDPTNDPKGTLPWGSKDPDREDFFGGDLQGVIDHLDYLADLGITGIYFCPVFEATSNHKYDTIDYYAVDPQFGDKELLKELITKAHDKGIRIMLDAVFNHMGSHAPQWQDVIENGEKSRYKDWFHIHSFPVDAYQMTDVPETAENLAYDTFAFTPFMPKLNTANQEVQDYLLDIATYWVKEFDIDGWRLDVANEVDHHFWKKFREAVTTIKPDIYILGEIWHSSQAWLQGDEFHAVMNYAFMDSIKDYFVHKKITPTQMVSGMNHQQMLYRDQVNEGTFNLLDSHDTARILTLCKEDKELMKSVLAFMFLQKGAPCIYYGTEIGMTGHDDPDCRKCMVWEKDQQDLELKGFVKELICVRKQVQQVLIEGDLTWRSVDDKNEQIHLTRHLDQQTIHAYFNQGTEPYLVDLENDVLFSQNCDILKDGKAEVQTNGFLILC
- the menC gene encoding o-succinylbenzoate synthase, coding for MKIVNIQQYCLRLPLVTPFRTSYGRLETKAFDLLIVEDELGNQGIGELVAFERADYIEETIDMSRSVLQKELIPCLFELDFSHPSEIWSAFKHTQGNFMAKSAVETAVWDLYARRIGRPLQKLFSAERSAIPVGVSIGVHDNPIDLLATAKTYVDQGYQRIKLKITPGYDLVPLQALREQYPEIQLMADANSAYTINDLPLFKKMDALKLAMIEQPFHPRDYVDHAILQKEIKTAVCLDENIRTLEDVKTAHALGSCRAINLKIPRVGGITEALRIVDFCQENDLLVWLGGMFESGVGRAMNLHFASQDCFTFPGDLSAFDRYFHDDIVEPKARITNGLLMIPGQSGIGVTWQEKQLLKYAYDKKTYRIK
- the menH gene encoding 2-succinyl-6-hydroxy-2,4-cyclohexadiene-1-carboxylate synthase, giving the protein MPVKTVRAATYHYRWLQHTDPKQPTVVCLHGFTGSAQTFMFENPQFNYLAIDLIGHGKTAVYLHPYRYQLTSLVADLTSFVSLLEISSFYVLGYSMGARVALAWAIEQPQGIKGLILEGGTAGIADEQQRNSRKKADRKLSLRLMREPLIDFVDDWEKLPLFASQQALPLEQKSRVRNERLAQNKLGLALSLYYMGTGAQKNYWPDLASIECPLLYLVGQKDEKFQKIGKQMTDVKEIFCCQVLADCGHCCHIEQPRLFETTVTTWINEMEREWTPSK